A window from Chrysemys picta bellii isolate R12L10 chromosome 2, ASM1138683v2, whole genome shotgun sequence encodes these proteins:
- the LOC101945710 gene encoding histone H4-like, whose product MSSRGKEGKGLAKGGAKWHHKVLQDNIQGITKPAICHLARSGGVKRISGLIYEETRGVLKVFLENVIRDAVTYTEHAKRKTVTAMDVVYTLKHQGSTLYGFRG is encoded by the coding sequence ATGTCCAGTCGCGGCAAGGAGGGAAAGGGGCTGGCTAAGGGAGGTGCTAAATGGCACCATAAGGTCTTGCAAGACAACATCCAGGGCATTACGAAGCCGGCGATCTGTCACTTGGCTCGCAGCGGCGGGGTGAAGCGCATCTCGGGGCTGATCTATGAAGAGACGCGCGGGGTGCTGAAGGTTTTTCTGGAGAACGTGATCCGCGATGCGGTGACCTACACCGAGCACGCCAAAAGGAAAACCGTGACTGCCATGGATGTGGTGTACACCCTGAAACACCAGGGGTCCACCCTGTACGGCTTCAGGGGCTGA